One genomic segment of Ascochyta rabiei chromosome 20, complete sequence includes these proteins:
- a CDS encoding Xylan 1,4-beta-xylosidase has protein sequence MYTTQRYLALLWATGAYALFPDCINGPLKNETICNAAASPLDRARSLVALYTLEEKINATSSSSPGVSRLGIPPYQWWSEGLHGIAGPYTNFSDQGEYSYSTSFPQPILMGAAFDDALITEVSVSNRT, from the exons ATGTACACAACGCAGCGTTACCTCGCGCTCTTATGGGCAACAGGCGCCTACGCACTCTTTCCGGATTGCATCAACGGCCCGTTGAAGAACGAGACAATATGCAACGCCGCAGCAT CCCCACTCGACCGCGCCAGGTCGCTGGTCGCACTCTATACGCTCGAAGAGAAGATTAATGCTACCTCGAGCAGCTCACCCGGTGTCTCACGTCTAGGCATCCCACCATATCAATGGTGGAGCGAAGGACTGCATGGTATCGCAGGGCCATACACCAACTTCAGCGACCAAGGCGAATACAGCTACTCAACCTCATTTCCCCAACCTATTCTCATGGGCGCTGCATTCGATGACGCTCTCATCACCGAGGTCAGCGTGTCCAACCGTACGTAG
- a CDS encoding Transcriptional regulator of nonfermentable carbon utilization — protein sequence MSSPDRDDASPSPAPSGDYDEDMAVEQNPKDHNGDDGEQKSANGQTSKSNAKDPLRPRRKKARRACFACQRAHLTCGDERPCLRCVKRNLQDHCMDGVRKKAKYLHDAPDGALMPGVGGHYPYMNGNRPTPLPSQDTQTVSMAQQGGHYAQAPQQAFYPPHTAPAPLPTGQDGRSYSQQSPISPPYQHSHQGSAPNASTAIPQAQPAQMQQFGGPLFDPSDPALFNFDISSLNFGNHYGALEFGMLGHMSSGAADTPPNDNGMMNSQQPVNMYNPQMQGGYVDHSQQASMVPVNSNSLSSDEWQQPSSRNGSLQVQTPHGTPTTASMDHSIHRQDCLNGPHAFAIGQGPASHHTASPASTDANSAYENDNPLATAAFFANSHQPQPQRSPTVSRRQDSRPANNALQPVHSNGVRKRQRDTKSIYQGITKPHDYVKGYHKLFQLILSKYSRPWAAKAQEYVHNFRGVLVDVHSKLEKEDLIHQEKGLQRHLLTLQEHFAEVGTPFIICRRSGEIVGMNKEFTILTGWKREVLLGQEPNLTVNQHGNRDPNESELSTQTNTTPTIAAQQAEGESEPQPVNIIQLMEPKSALQYLQRFSELAYQDPRGFAHQRVNMLRYQTKADIERLAERSSNRGEGDEKVFKLEGGSVHQGESAMQRLGAKSGMVDCMIWWHIKRDIFDMPVLVCMSVMPVLDKGLH from the exons ATGTCGTCCCCGGACCGGGACGATGCTTCTCCCTCGCCGGCACCCAGCGGTGACTACGACGAAGACATGGCCGTTGAACAGAACCCGAAAGACCACAATGGTGACGACGGCGAGCAGAAGAGTGCTAACGGCCAGACGAGTAAGAGCAATGCCAAGGATCCACTGAGGCCGAGGAGGAAGAAGGCGCGCAGAGCCTGCTTTGCTTGCCAGCGAGCCCACTTGACATGTG GTGACGAGCGACCATGTCTGCGATGTGTGAAGCGCAACCTCCAGGACCACTGCATGGATGGCGTGCGCAAGAAGGCCAAGTATCTCCACGATGCGCCCGACGGCGCCCTTATGCCTGGCGTTGGCGGCCACTATCCCTACATGAACGGCAACCGTCCTACGCCTCTTCCGAGCCAGGACACCCAGACCGTCTCCATGGCTCAGCAGGGCGGCCACTACGCGCAAGCACCGCAACAAGCATTTTATCCACCCCACACCGCACCTGCACCGCTGCCAACGGGACAGGACGGCAGAAGCTACAGCCAACAGTCCCCCATATCGCCACCGTATCAGCACTCACATCAAGGCTCTGCGCCAAACGCGTCGACTGCAATACCGCAAGCACAGCCGGCGCAGATGCAGCAGTTTGGTGGACCCTTGTTTGACCCAAGTGACCCTGCACTGTTCAACTTCGACATTTCCAGTCTCAACTTTGGGAACCACTATGGAGCTCTCGAGTTCGGTATGCTCGGTCACATGTCGTCAGGTGCTGCCGATACCCCACCCAACGACAACGGCATGATGAACTCACAGCAGCCCGTGAACATGTACAATCCGCAAATGCAGGGAGGCTACGTAGACCACTCACAACAAGCTTCGATGGTGCCCGTGAATTCGAACAGTCTGTCATCGGATGAATGGCAGCAGCCCAGCTCTCGGAACGGCAGCCTACAAGTCCAGACTCCACATGGCACCCCTACGACTGCTTCCATGGACCACAGCATTCACCGCCAGGACTGTTTAAACGGCCCGCATGCGTTCGCGATTGGACAGGGGCCCGCTAGCCACCATACAGCTAGTCCTGCATCGACAGACGCCAACTCAGCCTATGAAAATGACAATCCCTTGGCGACAGCTGCCTTCTTTGCTAATTCACACCAACCTCAGCCTCAGCGGTCGCCAACCGTCAGCAGGCGGCAGGATTCCCGTCCAGCCAATAATGCGCTGCAACCAGTTCACTCCAACGGTGTACGAAAACGACAGCGAGACACCAAGAGCATCTACCAAGGCATCACTAAACCTCATGATTACGTCAAGGGCTACCACAAACTCTTCCAATTGATTCTCAGCAAATACTCGCGCCCCTGGGCCGCTAAAGCACAGGAATACGTGCATAATTTCCGCGGCGTGCTGGTTGACGTACATTCCAAGCTCGAGAAGGAAGACCTCATCCACCAAGAGAAAGGGCTTCAGCGGCATCTCCTCACACTGCAAGAGCATTTCGCTGAAGTCGGCACCCCTTTCATCATCTGCCGTCGCTCAGGCGAGATTGTGGGCATGAACAAAGAGTTCACGATTCTGACCGGATGGAAGAGGGAGGTGCTCTTGGGCCAGGAACCAAACTTGACAGTGAACCAACACGGCAACCGAGACCCGAACGAGAGCGAGTTGAGCACCCAGACGAATACCACGCCCACTATCGCTGCCCAGCAAGCTGAGGGTGAGAGCGAACCGCAGCCAGTCAACATCATCCAGCTCATGGAACCGAAGAGCGCACTGCAGTACCTCCAGCGCTTCTCCGAGCTCGCATACCAGGACCCCAGGGGATTCGCGCACCAAAGAGTCAACATGCTGCGCTACCAAACCAAAGCAGATATCGAGCGCCTAGCGGAAAGATCCAGCAACAGAGGTGAAGGAGACGAGAAGGTATTCAAGCTGGAGGGCGGGAGCGTGCACCAAGGCGAGTCTGCGATGCAGAGATTAGGCGCAAAGAGTGGCATGGTCGATTGCATGATCTGGTGGCATATCAAGCGCGACATCTTCGATATGCCGGTTTTGGTGTGCATGTCG GTCATGCCTGTCTTGGATAAGGGCTTGCACTAA
- a CDS encoding Riboflavin kinase yields the protein MVRPTGPRDPIAGPDIPQPPFPLKLRGPVIKGFGRGSKELGIPTANIPLSGLSINGHSDLDSGIYYGFCTLDHSTIPSSTTSTTVPSATDDKSVPSKSSSHAVLDLEYAASIPTTSRSPVYPTVLSIGYNPYYKNTTRSIEIHILASFDKDFYGAELSLIILGFIRPEYDYVSKDALVEDIREDIRISQRSLAREAYEACKSDPWLKGEGGQEAGQLTGHSDARGGLNGDGKTVEGEGDDERENVKLVPGDQGQKDEVAMSAMPS from the exons ATGGTCCGGCCCACAGGTCCCCGCGATCCCATCGCCGGCCCTGATATCCCACAACCACCCTTCCCTCTCAAGCTCCGTGGGCCGGTAATCAAGGGCTTTGGGCGAGGAAGTAAGGAG CTAGGCATCCCCACAGCCAACATCCCCCTCTCCGGCCTCAGCATAAACGGACATTCGGACCTCGACTCAGGCATCTACTACGGCTTCTGCACGCTCGACCACTCCACGATCCCGAGCTCCACAACATCCACGACGGTCCCCAGCGCCACAGACGACAAATCCGTGCCTTCCAAGAGCTCGTCGCACGCCGTGCTCGACCTTGAGTACGCCGCCTCGATACCCACCACCTCGCGCTCCCCCGTGTACCCGACCGTGCTCTCCATCGGCTACAACCCGTACTACAAAAACACAACGCGCAGCATCGAGATCCACATCCTGGCCAGCTTCGACAAGGACTTCTACGGCGCCGAGCTGTCGCTCATAATCCTCGGCTTCATAAGACCAGAGTACGACTACGTGAGCAAAGATGCGCTTGTCGAGGACATCAGGGAGGACATACGGATATCGCAGCGCAGTCTGGCGCGGGAGGCGTACGAGGCGTGCAAGAGCGATCCGTGGCTGAAGGGCGAGGGTGGGCAGGAGGCTGGGCAGTTGACGGGGCACAGTGATGCGCGGGGAGGTTTGAACGGGGATGGGAAGACGGTGGAGGGCGAGGGGGACGACGAGCGGGAGAACGTGAAGCTCGTGCCTGGAGACCAAGGGCAGAAGGACGAAGTAGCCATGAGCGCGATGCCGAGTTAG
- a CDS encoding Tyrosinase — MRVLLVSAALAASCNALSLRWFARANEPSHTALPLEHFNTPKWARPLTLDQALSGANASVTTIKPEDLQDAKNQVPTLVLPSNATLSDNTQALEKELDKFAKRQGLCSNVRTRVEWDNASNNDRQGYINAIKCLMNKPASGQFSTSRNRYDDLVGLHQILTPNVHGNAKFLLWHRYYTWTFESLLRDECGLTGPLLWFDETRYAGNYPASSIFSAQWFGSIDVGGGCVTNGVSICSAIMMPRNLLIGGQQFANLALVYGPGSGNQPHCLSRNNDNSKTINTGNPIVDACNSRSDYADMAACTEGGAHAWGHNGIGAVMSDVYASPSDPVFFLHHGFIDRNFRIWQNNGGNARVSSIDGTDAGGHALTLNTKINVYDFRPDVTIGQVLDTRGSTLCYKYDY; from the exons ATGCGCGTTCTACTTGTTTCTGCTGCACTTGCAGCGTCCTGCAACGCCCTCTCCCTTCGATGGTTTGCACGCGCAAATGAACCATCACACACCGCGCTTCCTCTCGAACACTTCAACACTCCTAAGTGGGCACGTCCACTGACGCTTGATCAAGCATTGTCGGGCGCGAACGCTTCTGTCACGACTATCAAACCTGAAGATTTGCAAGATGCCAAAAACCAAGTGCCTACGCTTGTCTTGCCAAGCAACGCAACGCTTTCAGACAACACACAGGCGCTAGAAAAGGAGCTTGACAAATTTGCAAAGAGACAGGGCCTCTGTTCCAACGTCCGCACTCGCGTAGAGTGGGATAACGCATCTAACAACGACCGACAAGGCTACATCAACGCGATCAAGTGCTTGATGAACAAGCCAGCGTCTGGTCAGTTTTCTACCTCCAGGAACCGCTACGATGATCTTGTTGGCCTTCACCAGATTTTGACTCCAAATGTGCACGGAAACGCAAAGTTTCTGCTTTGGCACAGATACTACACATGGACTTTTGAGTCACTCCTGCGTGACGAATGCGGCTTGACTGGACCCCTGCTGTGGTTCGATGAGACCCGCTATGCAGGCAACTATCCGGCTTCATCCATCTTTAGCGCCCAATGGTTTGGAAGCATCGATGTAGGCGGTGGCTGTGTCACAAATGGAGTGAGTATCTGCTCTGCTATAATGATGCCGAGAAACTTGCTGATTGGCGGACAGCAATTCGCAAACTTAGCGCTGGTCTACGGACCAGGGAGCGGCAACCAGCCTCACTGCCTGTCCCGTAACAACGACAACTCCAAGACCATCAACACTGGAAACCCCATTGTCGATGCCTGCAACTCCCGATCTGACTATGCTGACATGGCTGCGTG CACTGAAGGAGGTGCCCATGCCTGGGGCCACAACGGGATTGGTGCTGTAATGTCAGATGTCTACGCCTCTCCATCTGACCCTGTGTTCTTCCTT CACCATGGCTTCATTGACCGCAACTTCCGCATTTGGCAAAACAACGGCGGCAACGCGCGCGTTTCGAGCATCGATGGTACTGACGCAGGAGGTCATGCTTTGACGCTTAATACCAAGATCAATGTGTACGACTTCCGCCCGGATGTTACGATCGGCCAGGTCTTGGACACAAGGGGATCGACGCTGTGTTACAAGTACGACTACTAG